In Planctomycetia bacterium, a genomic segment contains:
- a CDS encoding winged helix-turn-helix domain-containing protein, whose protein sequence is MRTHGSPAELERRRQWLIQRLLKGAKANGFPTDLWTCPRIVEVIQRQYGVRYHVDHIPRLMASLGWSCQKPERRAIERDEPAIGRWVAKDWPRIKKRRTTPSPHRPAR, encoded by the coding sequence CCAGCGGAGCTGGAGCGGCGGCGGCAGTGGTTGATCCAGCGGTTGCTGAAGGGCGCGAAAGCCAACGGCTTTCCGACCGACCTCTGGACCTGTCCGCGCATCGTCGAGGTGATTCAAAGGCAATACGGCGTCCGCTATCACGTGGACCATATTCCACGATTGATGGCGTCGCTGGGTTGGTCGTGTCAGAAGCCCGAACGGCGGGCCATCGAGCGCGACGAGCCGGCGATCGGGCGGTGGGTTGCGAAGGACTGGCCGCGCATAAAAAAACGCCGCACGACGCCAAGCCCACATCGTCCTGCTCGATGA
- a CDS encoding transposase, with the protein MHPTVRRTWAPRGQTPVLRQRGRSHQKVSSIAALSISPRRRRLGLHAHWHPDANIGSDEVITFLSALLRHLRGNVILVWDRLNAHRAVAVREWRTIYPRLDMEWLPAYAPELNPVEYLWGYLKYHRLANHGLCELDSLHATACIEFRRLAGRQSLLRSFVHAAKLPIRLK; encoded by the coding sequence ATGCATCCGACGGTCCGGCGGACTTGGGCGCCTCGAGGACAGACGCCCGTTCTTCGCCAGCGCGGCCGAAGTCACCAAAAGGTCTCCAGCATCGCGGCCCTCTCGATTTCTCCGCGGCGACGGCGACTGGGTTTGCACGCCCACTGGCACCCGGACGCCAACATTGGCTCGGACGAAGTCATTACCTTCCTGTCGGCCCTGCTTCGTCACCTGCGCGGAAACGTCATTCTGGTCTGGGATCGGCTCAACGCCCATCGCGCCGTCGCGGTGCGGGAGTGGCGGACGATCTACCCTCGCCTGGATATGGAGTGGCTCCCGGCCTACGCCCCGGAACTCAATCCGGTCGAATACCTGTGGGGTTACCTCAAGTACCATCGATTGGCCAATCATGGACTTTGCGAACTCGATTCGCTGCACGCCACCGCCTGCATCGAATTCCGCCGCCTGGCTGGTCGCCAATCCCTGCTTCGCTCCTTCGTTCATGCGGCCAAACTTCCCATACGGCTCAAATGA